In Puniceicoccus vermicola, a single window of DNA contains:
- a CDS encoding glycoside hydrolase domain-containing protein, whose amino-acid sequence MRNPSISRFFSISSFACALLWVAGPLVSSAGESVFDFEDPSQLEGWKTSGEGASIEQSDLFASEGSASAVMRMEEWESGDPRKTYVEITFPPENWAAYDWIVFDVVNPTDEDVSAYIYISDKEDDIDNGLRHRFGIANRSAKRVFKKLGWNIANDKSINPGKITTIRFVVERPESDVAIHIDGITLLRDKGDYSEDLPDQLQESVWEMQKEIIAAQIESATSQLDEQVLGRALTGSVWDEVERLKRGVEEIDRNANAADQDRLEMVWLGSYLEPMVERFNQYPDYYRQLLELGLPNNGFLVGFAPSMVNVMPKHLPVDLTIAPNIRLNAARNENESFQLAVAPFDRDARQVRVSASELRTETGDSIPAGQIDCDLVAYTETTNEPGYDVDYVGWWPDPIIADPKPVDVKVGEVQAWWIRVNVPIDQEPGMYYGKITVNAEEAEPMVFELAVYVYDFTLPTHAPFPLAFTTISKRSNWIENIMGGQKAWNETKKYEFADFLGDYYLMPDCIYRHPTEDLPSKLDMELIEYMRDQGKLGPFSIGYFHSDNPEWMEEYRENYEAVKEAGLEDYAYLYGWDEVSTKMWPRIEDSAAMLKERYPEIYRFTTTAEKVPPQMPSMSATCPINAGWNGKNVDTLREEYGIDSWWYTCVWPPHPYPNFFIEYDPIDARVMMGIQHAKYRPAGFLYYETAIFGENEEKGGGIGEYPYTTWNPISFGDTHGDGRWLYYRTDGTMVPSMVMENFRDGMQDLAYYMILAHKVKLYEDAGGETSDWLYEANIALTDFDEYSKYRNTYTKSPNKVYEFRDRLGRLIEDAPVEDDNPWAGNEGMPVRGIWDQFR is encoded by the coding sequence ATGCGAAACCCCTCAATTTCCCGATTTTTCTCAATCTCATCTTTTGCTTGCGCCTTGCTGTGGGTGGCGGGGCCCTTGGTCTCGAGTGCTGGGGAGTCAGTCTTTGATTTCGAGGATCCCTCGCAACTGGAGGGATGGAAAACTTCTGGAGAGGGGGCGTCGATCGAACAGAGCGATCTGTTTGCGAGCGAAGGATCCGCGTCCGCGGTGATGAGAATGGAAGAGTGGGAGAGTGGGGACCCCCGCAAGACCTATGTGGAAATCACCTTCCCGCCGGAAAACTGGGCTGCCTACGATTGGATCGTCTTCGATGTAGTCAATCCCACTGACGAGGATGTCAGTGCCTATATCTACATTTCCGATAAGGAGGATGATATCGATAATGGTTTGCGCCATCGGTTTGGCATCGCGAACCGTTCGGCCAAGCGGGTTTTCAAAAAACTGGGTTGGAATATCGCGAATGATAAGTCGATTAACCCGGGCAAAATTACGACAATCCGTTTCGTCGTCGAAAGACCTGAGAGTGATGTCGCTATCCACATCGACGGGATCACTCTGTTGCGAGACAAAGGAGACTATTCGGAAGATTTGCCGGACCAATTACAGGAGTCTGTTTGGGAGATGCAGAAGGAAATCATTGCGGCCCAGATTGAATCGGCGACCTCACAGCTGGATGAGCAGGTTCTGGGCAGAGCTCTGACCGGAAGCGTCTGGGACGAAGTGGAACGCCTAAAGCGCGGAGTCGAAGAGATTGACCGGAATGCCAATGCCGCCGACCAAGATCGGCTGGAAATGGTATGGCTGGGATCGTATCTGGAGCCGATGGTCGAGCGGTTCAACCAGTATCCCGATTATTATCGTCAGCTTTTGGAATTGGGCCTTCCAAACAACGGATTTCTGGTTGGTTTTGCACCTTCTATGGTCAATGTCATGCCGAAGCATTTACCAGTGGATTTGACGATCGCTCCGAATATCAGGTTGAACGCAGCGCGGAATGAAAATGAGTCCTTCCAATTGGCCGTTGCTCCCTTTGATCGGGATGCGCGCCAAGTGAGAGTTTCCGCATCGGAGCTCCGAACCGAGACGGGTGATTCGATCCCCGCAGGCCAGATTGACTGTGATCTTGTTGCTTACACCGAGACTACGAATGAGCCCGGCTATGATGTCGATTATGTAGGTTGGTGGCCGGACCCGATTATCGCGGATCCGAAGCCCGTCGATGTGAAGGTGGGAGAGGTTCAGGCTTGGTGGATCCGTGTGAATGTGCCGATCGACCAGGAGCCGGGGATGTACTACGGGAAGATTACGGTTAATGCTGAGGAGGCGGAACCGATGGTCTTCGAGCTAGCCGTCTATGTATATGATTTTACGCTGCCCACGCACGCACCTTTCCCCTTGGCTTTCACGACCATCAGCAAGAGGAGTAACTGGATCGAGAATATCATGGGGGGGCAGAAGGCATGGAATGAGACGAAAAAGTACGAGTTCGCCGATTTCCTGGGAGATTACTATCTGATGCCGGACTGTATCTACCGTCACCCAACGGAGGATCTCCCCTCGAAGCTTGATATGGAGCTGATCGAATATATGCGGGATCAAGGGAAGCTCGGTCCTTTCAGCATTGGCTATTTCCACAGCGACAACCCCGAGTGGATGGAAGAGTATCGTGAGAATTATGAAGCAGTGAAGGAAGCCGGTCTCGAGGATTATGCCTATCTTTACGGGTGGGACGAAGTTTCGACGAAAATGTGGCCGCGTATTGAAGATTCTGCTGCCATGTTGAAGGAACGCTATCCTGAGATCTACCGGTTTACGACGACGGCGGAAAAGGTGCCTCCTCAGATGCCGTCCATGAGTGCGACTTGCCCGATCAATGCGGGATGGAACGGAAAGAATGTGGACACGCTTCGCGAGGAATATGGGATCGACTCCTGGTGGTACACCTGCGTCTGGCCTCCGCATCCTTATCCCAATTTCTTTATCGAATACGATCCGATTGATGCACGGGTGATGATGGGAATCCAACACGCCAAGTATCGACCGGCAGGATTTCTTTACTACGAGACGGCCATTTTCGGTGAGAACGAAGAGAAGGGTGGGGGCATTGGCGAATATCCATACACCACCTGGAATCCGATCAGTTTCGGGGATACGCATGGGGACGGGCGTTGGCTGTATTATCGAACGGACGGCACCATGGTCCCGAGTATGGTCATGGAAAATTTCCGGGATGGGATGCAGGATCTGGCTTACTACATGATTCTGGCCCACAAGGTGAAGTTGTACGAGGATGCCGGAGGTGAAACCAGTGATTGGCTCTACGAGGCGAACATCGCTCTTACCGATTTCGACGAGTATTCAAAGTATCGCAACACCTACACGAAAAGTCCCAACAAAGTTTACGAGTTTCGGGATCGTCTTGGCCGTCTCATTGAAGACGCACCGGTTGAGGATGATAATCCTTGGGCCGGGAACGAGGGTATGCCCGTCCGCGGTATTTGGGACCAGTTTCGTTGA
- a CDS encoding glycoside hydrolase family 35 protein has translation MSKEFLTTEKDQFIRNGKSHRIFSGALHYFRVVPEYWEDRLRKCKACGLNTIETYVPWNLHEPQPGEFDFSGLLDLRKFIETASALDLDVIVRPGPYICAEWEFGGFPSWLLKDRNVRLRCMDETYLSHVDRYFARLMQEFADLQSSRGGRVVAVQVENEYGSYGTDKKYLSWMEDCLKRNGIDVLLFTSDGPEDHMLQGGGLPHLLKTANFGSRATEAFEKLREYQPEGPLMCMEFWNGWFDHWGAEHHTRDATDAADALDEVLSNDASVNIYMMHGGTNFGFWNGANRYQSYFPTVTSYDYDAPLDEQGNPTEKFERFRQIFAKHGAEVGPVPEKTQGIAFGLAETQRSLSLLEKLDHFAKPVEAACPLTMEDVDQNFGFILYETEVSGPRPESKIMLQDVHDRAWVYLDGRFVGTVDRNEPQEGIDVTIGREGAILQILVENQGRINYGPSLYDRKGVTHGIRLGLQYLHGWKTYPLPLDSRQGLEWAGAATGETPRLFQAELSVDQPADTFLRVRDGNHGVVWINGFALGRYWKTGPQQTLYVPGPLLKSGDNTIEIFELEPSSVPAAEFVADPDLG, from the coding sequence ATGTCTAAAGAATTTTTAACCACCGAGAAGGATCAGTTTATCCGGAACGGCAAGTCACACCGGATCTTTTCGGGAGCTTTGCACTATTTCCGCGTCGTGCCCGAGTACTGGGAGGACCGTTTACGGAAATGCAAAGCCTGTGGGTTGAACACCATCGAAACCTATGTGCCGTGGAATTTGCATGAACCGCAACCGGGGGAGTTCGACTTCTCAGGCCTTCTTGACCTTCGAAAGTTCATCGAGACGGCGTCTGCATTGGATCTGGATGTAATCGTTCGTCCAGGACCTTATATTTGTGCCGAATGGGAGTTCGGTGGGTTTCCCAGTTGGCTGCTGAAAGACCGCAATGTGCGCCTGCGTTGCATGGATGAGACCTATCTTTCGCATGTTGACCGATACTTCGCGCGCTTGATGCAGGAGTTTGCCGATCTCCAGAGCAGTCGAGGAGGCCGCGTCGTCGCGGTTCAGGTGGAGAATGAGTACGGGAGCTACGGAACCGACAAGAAGTATCTCTCTTGGATGGAAGATTGCCTGAAGAGGAATGGAATTGACGTTCTCCTTTTCACTTCGGACGGTCCAGAGGATCACATGCTCCAGGGGGGCGGGCTTCCTCATCTTCTCAAAACCGCGAATTTCGGATCGAGAGCGACGGAGGCTTTTGAGAAACTCCGGGAATATCAGCCGGAAGGTCCGCTGATGTGCATGGAGTTCTGGAATGGCTGGTTCGACCATTGGGGCGCTGAACACCACACCCGGGACGCCACCGATGCCGCCGATGCCCTGGATGAGGTCCTCAGCAACGACGCCTCGGTGAACATCTATATGATGCACGGAGGGACGAACTTTGGTTTTTGGAACGGTGCAAATCGCTACCAATCCTATTTTCCGACGGTAACCAGTTATGATTACGACGCCCCGCTGGATGAACAGGGGAATCCTACCGAAAAGTTTGAGAGATTTCGGCAAATCTTCGCCAAGCATGGTGCCGAGGTGGGGCCAGTACCGGAAAAGACTCAGGGGATTGCCTTTGGCCTTGCCGAGACTCAGAGATCGTTGAGCCTGCTCGAGAAGCTCGACCATTTCGCGAAACCGGTGGAGGCGGCCTGTCCCTTAACCATGGAAGACGTCGACCAGAACTTTGGGTTTATTCTTTACGAAACCGAGGTGTCCGGACCTCGGCCCGAGTCGAAAATCATGTTGCAAGACGTTCATGACCGGGCATGGGTCTACCTCGACGGTAGGTTTGTTGGGACGGTGGATCGCAATGAGCCCCAAGAGGGCATTGATGTGACCATTGGCCGTGAAGGTGCGATCCTTCAAATCCTGGTCGAGAATCAGGGTCGGATCAACTACGGGCCCAGCTTGTATGACCGCAAGGGAGTTACCCATGGGATTCGTTTGGGGCTTCAATACTTGCACGGATGGAAGACTTATCCGTTGCCACTCGATTCTCGCCAAGGCTTGGAATGGGCAGGCGCCGCAACCGGCGAAACTCCGCGTTTGTTTCAAGCCGAGCTTTCCGTAGATCAACCGGCTGATACGTTTCTCCGGGTTCGTGATGGAAATCATGGCGTGGTCTGGATCAATGGCTTTGCCTTGGGGCGCTATTGGAAAACCGGACCGCAGCAGACCCTCTATGTTCCGGGTCCACTCCTGAAATCGGGGGACAATACCATCGAGATCTTTGAGCTGGAACCCAGCTCGGTTCCGGCTGCTGAATTCGTCGCTGATCCTGATTTGGGTTGA
- a CDS encoding DUF4886 domain-containing protein, translating into MKTRILMIQWLSLSCLALVATFASAEEDGALYILGIGNSFTENATRFLPEIAASDPEHDVVVGRAIIGASPLSLHVALARQHAENQEKGNNYGYDINNERIEKKASLEHILKDKKWDYVTIQQVSSKSHKAETFSPHAEKLIGYIHEYAPQAQIVVHETWPHNVDSYRTKKWNLQPDEMYERLHENYYNLAAEQGLRVIPVGTAFQEAQKMPLWDYEPVDFDVYSLPYPEGKSRMPDESKSLNKIFYWRKNSEGDWVIGTDGFHANKNGEYLGSLVWYGFFFRKDPREIEYQPRTLTDEQADSLREAAYITLRDAAGVWEPPELGEF; encoded by the coding sequence ATGAAAACACGAATCCTCATGATTCAATGGCTCAGTCTCAGCTGCCTCGCGCTCGTCGCGACATTCGCATCGGCGGAAGAGGATGGAGCCCTCTACATCCTCGGGATCGGCAACAGCTTTACCGAAAACGCCACCCGTTTCCTTCCTGAGATCGCGGCCAGCGATCCCGAACACGACGTCGTCGTCGGACGGGCCATCATCGGTGCCTCACCGCTCTCGCTCCATGTCGCCCTAGCCCGGCAACACGCCGAGAATCAGGAGAAAGGAAACAATTACGGCTACGACATCAACAATGAGCGCATCGAAAAGAAGGCTTCCTTGGAACACATCCTCAAAGACAAAAAATGGGACTACGTAACCATTCAGCAAGTCAGCTCGAAAAGTCATAAAGCAGAGACGTTCTCGCCTCATGCGGAAAAGCTCATCGGCTACATCCATGAATATGCACCTCAGGCCCAGATTGTCGTCCATGAAACTTGGCCTCACAACGTCGACAGCTACCGTACGAAAAAGTGGAACCTGCAACCCGATGAGATGTACGAGCGACTGCACGAGAACTACTACAATCTCGCTGCTGAACAGGGCCTTCGGGTCATCCCGGTCGGGACCGCCTTCCAAGAGGCCCAAAAGATGCCTCTTTGGGACTATGAACCGGTAGACTTTGATGTATATTCGCTTCCCTATCCAGAAGGGAAATCCCGGATGCCCGATGAAAGCAAGAGTCTCAACAAAATCTTCTACTGGAGAAAGAATTCTGAGGGAGACTGGGTCATCGGAACTGATGGTTTTCACGCCAATAAAAACGGTGAGTACCTGGGAAGCCTGGTCTGGTACGGGTTCTTTTTCCGGAAGGACCCCCGCGAGATCGAATATCAGCCCCGAACTCTTACTGACGAACAAGCCGATTCTCTCCGCGAGGCTGCCTACATCACCCTCCGGGATGCCGCTGGGGTTTGGGAGCCACCCGAACTCGGCGAATTTTAA
- a CDS encoding DUF4886 domain-containing protein — protein sequence MINRTKIFSLLAALFGLLGFLSILHAENKVLFIGNSFTFGDGGTVSVPTIFDALANAAGQEDPLTEMRAVGGKDFQYHYENSQSFIDDEQWTQVVLQNYSTQPTHVGDIDEHMEYGELLYDSVMANNPDTQVYLYLTWSRAEVHGMISGTSDSGHFATTDQMIDELRTNYQALADYLTETNPDKYPVLVNPVGDAWRNAGGYLPASDPDFIDLYKYDEYHGNDNGYYLSACVHYASIYQSSPVGLHSQPEIQNLNLKITDEDFTFLEEIAWQTVNRAGLTDKVTLIDFGSTDSETPSNPLPGESWNNLTNPKATTEGSVLSGLLYDDGTSNPIELKILSRFNQSSSSGTTDSTLFPGTATRDLLYGNTETDNGLSTVTPKFTLTGMDPSVAYIFEFYASRMGVSDQFQTRYTVTGETVESATLDSAGNVEESASTLPVFPNASGEITIALSPGPENNSSAHYTDLGTLRIDTIPHTRLEVSEQPASQTLEEGGSASFATQVEADRSYSIQWYRNGDLIDGATRLNLTVSDVAFSQDGDIYVAAFDDGIRTVETEPVTLTVLPDQTPPNLNSTNPAGPDQIFLSFSEPLDSSSATKADNYEIAYRGRRLTPIAVDLSGDGLNVTLTLAEAINGRYAIYVKPSVTDQRGNPLPESSILKWGSLSTAQTVYLDFGSGYTVISADSWNVIDEPSATPTLYTDDLLDREGNSTAISVSLTDSLDGTNKNGTSSGPFPSGATRDSLYGQNSNPTGAFTFSNLNRDWTYDFTIFASRMGVSDNRETHYEITGANSGSANLDAASNETETVSINGIRPTNEGTIVLSLSAGSHNSNGPGYYYIGAVAMNIRTPEEELTLYPPVLLGNDLVLDWTQEGELLQNDDLTDSWEPVTPAPTPPFATSVSGLDRRFYKVRQDLP from the coding sequence ATGATCAATCGTACGAAAATATTCAGCTTGCTGGCGGCCCTCTTCGGCCTCCTCGGCTTCTTATCCATCCTACACGCCGAGAATAAGGTCCTCTTTATCGGAAATAGTTTCACCTTCGGCGATGGAGGGACTGTGAGCGTGCCTACGATTTTCGATGCGTTGGCAAACGCCGCTGGCCAAGAGGATCCTCTTACGGAGATGAGAGCCGTCGGAGGAAAGGATTTCCAATACCACTACGAGAACAGTCAAAGCTTCATTGACGATGAGCAATGGACTCAGGTCGTTCTCCAAAACTACTCAACCCAACCAACCCATGTCGGCGACATCGACGAACACATGGAATACGGCGAGTTGCTCTACGACTCGGTAATGGCCAACAATCCCGACACTCAAGTCTACCTCTACCTGACCTGGTCGCGTGCGGAAGTGCACGGAATGATCTCCGGAACCTCTGATAGCGGACACTTCGCGACGACGGACCAAATGATCGATGAACTGCGGACGAACTATCAGGCACTCGCCGACTACCTCACGGAGACCAACCCGGACAAATACCCGGTCCTCGTCAATCCGGTCGGCGATGCTTGGCGAAACGCCGGCGGCTACCTCCCGGCCTCCGACCCGGACTTTATCGACCTCTACAAATACGACGAGTATCACGGAAACGACAACGGCTACTATCTTTCGGCCTGTGTGCACTATGCGAGTATTTACCAGAGCAGTCCGGTCGGCTTGCACTCCCAACCCGAAATTCAAAACCTCAACCTGAAGATTACCGACGAAGACTTCACCTTTCTCGAAGAAATCGCCTGGCAGACCGTCAACCGGGCCGGACTGACCGATAAAGTGACCTTGATCGACTTTGGCTCCACCGATTCAGAAACTCCCAGTAATCCTCTCCCCGGAGAGAGCTGGAACAATTTGACCAACCCGAAGGCGACGACCGAAGGCTCGGTCCTCAGCGGGCTCTTATACGATGACGGAACCTCCAATCCCATCGAGCTGAAGATCCTTTCACGCTTCAACCAAAGCTCTTCGTCGGGCACCACCGACTCCACGTTATTCCCGGGAACTGCCACACGCGACCTTCTCTACGGAAACACTGAGACTGACAATGGATTGAGCACCGTCACCCCGAAGTTTACGCTTACCGGAATGGATCCAAGCGTTGCCTACATCTTTGAGTTTTACGCCTCACGGATGGGGGTCAGCGATCAATTTCAAACGCGCTACACGGTCACTGGAGAAACCGTCGAAAGCGCCACTCTCGATTCGGCTGGCAATGTGGAAGAAAGCGCATCGACCTTGCCCGTCTTCCCCAATGCCTCAGGCGAGATCACGATTGCTCTCAGCCCCGGCCCTGAGAACAACAGCAGCGCTCACTACACCGACCTGGGAACCCTTCGAATCGATACAATTCCCCACACTCGTTTGGAAGTCTCTGAGCAACCGGCCTCCCAAACACTGGAAGAAGGCGGCTCGGCAAGCTTTGCTACGCAAGTCGAGGCTGACCGCTCCTACTCTATTCAGTGGTATCGAAACGGAGATCTGATTGACGGAGCCACCCGCCTGAACCTCACGGTGAGCGACGTGGCTTTTAGCCAGGATGGCGACATCTATGTCGCAGCATTCGACGACGGGATCCGCACGGTTGAAACCGAACCCGTTACTCTCACCGTTCTGCCTGACCAAACTCCGCCCAATTTGAACTCCACGAATCCGGCCGGTCCCGATCAGATCTTCCTCTCGTTCAGCGAGCCGCTTGATTCTTCCAGTGCCACCAAGGCGGATAACTACGAAATCGCCTATCGAGGTCGCCGTCTTACGCCGATCGCCGTAGATCTCTCCGGCGACGGACTGAATGTCACCCTAACGCTGGCTGAGGCAATCAACGGACGCTACGCCATCTACGTGAAGCCATCCGTCACCGATCAGCGTGGAAATCCTCTGCCAGAAAGTAGTATTCTCAAATGGGGGTCTCTCTCGACCGCTCAAACCGTATATCTTGATTTCGGCAGCGGTTACACCGTCATCTCGGCCGACTCCTGGAATGTAATCGACGAACCCTCGGCTACCCCCACCCTCTACACCGACGACCTGCTCGATCGAGAGGGCAACTCCACCGCGATCAGTGTCTCGCTGACGGACTCCTTGGATGGTACCAACAAAAATGGAACGAGCTCCGGGCCGTTCCCTTCTGGAGCAACAAGAGACAGCTTGTATGGCCAGAATTCAAATCCAACCGGGGCGTTCACATTCTCCAACCTAAACCGGGATTGGACCTACGATTTTACGATTTTTGCCTCACGGATGGGGGTCAGTGACAACCGCGAAACTCACTACGAGATCACGGGAGCAAATTCCGGATCTGCGAATTTGGATGCAGCCAGCAACGAGACCGAAACGGTCAGCATCAACGGCATTCGTCCGACCAATGAAGGCACCATCGTGCTCTCGCTGTCAGCGGGGTCACACAACAGCAACGGGCCCGGCTATTACTACATCGGAGCCGTCGCCATGAATATCCGGACGCCTGAGGAGGAATTGACTCTCTACCCTCCGGTTCTTCTCGGCAATGACCTCGTTCTCGACTGGACGCAAGAAGGTGAACTTTTGCAAAATGACGACCTCACCGATTCGTGGGAACCGGTAACTCCAGCCCCCACTCCCCCATTCGCCACCTCCGTCAGTGGATTGGATCGGAGATTCTACAAAGTCCGCCAAGACCTTCCCTGA
- a CDS encoding PIG-L deacetylase family protein — protein MNPYLKFVQEIQQSVESARSLSVSGKTEVHPSPSKALIFAPHPDDECIIGLLPLRLMREAGMQIINIPVTFGSNTDRRSGRADELNHACAYLGWEVYQQRSDLNNLEVEDVIAVLEKFSPEIIFFPHVEDWNSRHISTHHLIVKALSKMKDFSCTVIETEFWGAMDTPNLMVEASAELVADLVAALSLHTGEVARNPYHLLLPAWMQDNVRRGGELVGGQGGAAPEYSFATLYRLRRWENGKFNETTVNHKLLSLNDPPFASLTERISL, from the coding sequence GTGAATCCATACCTAAAATTCGTTCAAGAGATTCAACAATCGGTTGAATCCGCTCGCAGTCTTTCCGTTTCTGGAAAAACGGAGGTCCATCCGAGCCCATCCAAAGCACTGATCTTCGCGCCCCATCCGGACGACGAATGCATCATCGGCCTGCTGCCCCTGCGGCTCATGCGAGAGGCTGGCATGCAAATCATCAATATCCCGGTAACCTTTGGCAGCAACACCGACCGACGATCTGGACGGGCCGACGAACTCAACCATGCTTGCGCCTATCTCGGCTGGGAAGTCTATCAGCAACGCAGCGATCTCAACAATCTAGAAGTCGAAGATGTCATTGCTGTCCTCGAAAAGTTCTCTCCAGAGATCATATTTTTCCCTCACGTCGAAGACTGGAATTCCCGTCATATTTCGACCCACCACCTGATCGTGAAAGCTCTCAGCAAGATGAAAGACTTTTCTTGCACGGTCATCGAAACCGAATTCTGGGGAGCGATGGACACCCCAAATCTCATGGTCGAAGCGAGTGCCGAGCTAGTCGCCGATTTGGTGGCCGCCCTCTCGCTCCACACCGGCGAAGTCGCCCGCAACCCATACCATCTCCTCCTTCCCGCTTGGATGCAGGACAATGTCCGACGCGGAGGTGAACTTGTCGGAGGGCAAGGCGGAGCGGCCCCCGAGTACTCCTTTGCCACCCTCTACCGTCTGCGCCGGTGGGAGAACGGAAAATTTAACGAAACGACAGTAAACCATAAACTTCTATCACTTAACGATCCTCCGTTTGCGTCCTTGACCGAACGGATTTCCTTGTAA
- a CDS encoding helix-turn-helix transcriptional regulator, producing the protein MSELTSIHRQFPSHIQDPTNFYRGLSVSDRVLVDNLLIFQRTSRRSLRQNLLENRMHHRYVLTYVIEKPGKVFLDGAAVSLEEGEALLVAPYQYHDYYEMDEERLRWLFITFEVVQGGSFLSELRNRPLRPDDVARSLWVELAGLWGSDVQSDERRSEILPTLERLLMRLKSYGKIALPRPQSEREDSGEMGDEWTSRVEELIVRSVYENWSLEEVARRANISLRYLRSRFEKVMGVAPSEFRANYQLHAAMLLMRDSRLSLSQVAERSGFGSLPVFSRFVKRRVGLAPSQLRKKLLRGEFKFEVPTR; encoded by the coding sequence ATGTCCGAGCTCACTAGCATTCATCGCCAGTTTCCGAGTCATATCCAGGATCCGACGAATTTCTACAGGGGGTTGAGTGTTTCGGACCGGGTCTTGGTGGACAACCTTCTCATTTTTCAAAGAACCTCTCGACGATCGCTCCGCCAGAACCTTTTGGAGAATCGCATGCACCATCGCTATGTGCTTACCTATGTGATCGAGAAGCCGGGGAAGGTTTTTCTGGACGGGGCGGCAGTGTCTTTGGAGGAAGGAGAAGCCTTGTTGGTCGCCCCTTACCAATATCACGACTATTATGAAATGGACGAGGAACGCTTGAGATGGCTCTTCATTACTTTCGAGGTCGTGCAGGGGGGCAGTTTTCTCTCCGAGCTGCGAAATCGTCCTTTGAGACCTGACGACGTTGCCCGTTCGCTTTGGGTTGAGCTAGCGGGGCTCTGGGGGAGCGACGTCCAGAGCGATGAACGGAGGTCTGAGATCTTGCCGACTTTGGAGCGTTTGCTTATGCGACTGAAGTCTTATGGGAAGATCGCCCTCCCGCGCCCTCAATCGGAACGGGAAGATTCAGGGGAGATGGGAGACGAATGGACGAGCCGGGTGGAAGAGCTGATTGTGAGATCTGTGTACGAAAACTGGTCTTTGGAGGAGGTGGCTCGTCGCGCAAACATATCGCTGCGATACTTACGCAGTCGCTTTGAGAAGGTGATGGGCGTGGCCCCGAGTGAGTTCCGTGCAAATTACCAGCTGCACGCGGCCATGCTTCTCATGCGCGATTCACGTTTGAGTTTATCTCAGGTGGCGGAGCGTTCCGGATTTGGATCGCTGCCCGTTTTTTCCCGGTTTGTGAAAAGGCGGGTGGGGTTGGCTCCGAGTCAGTTGAGAAAGAAACTCTTACGGGGAGAGTTCAAATTCGAGGTGCCTACCCGTTAA
- a CDS encoding helix-turn-helix transcriptional regulator — protein MPKPSARKSSALRTEPAGESPVDVSASEPDSILQPICELMGKIPPPESLFTGLKVEESEAPNNIIFFERTDVSAFRPEGVSNNFHHRFELVLALQGSGPVRIGGNSYHFSPGSSALIFPNQFHHYMDVEAQNLDWLFITFDIAHSDFLAPLQDTPRHLDIESAHLLQRALKPYTRPGSQRKDTLAISYHLSRFLRHMVSLPGIPPEQSHSQTPDHSRDVILEQINDYIRNHLSDAPSLSDLAQELGYSASYLRTIFRDSLGVSLGRYIRESRLSEAAKLLQKTTLSVGEVSARTGFESPFAFSRAFKNAYGMPPKAYSQKVGDPAERH, from the coding sequence ATGCCAAAGCCCTCCGCCCGAAAATCAAGCGCCCTCCGGACCGAGCCCGCCGGGGAAAGTCCAGTCGACGTTTCCGCTTCGGAGCCAGATTCGATCTTGCAGCCGATCTGCGAACTAATGGGGAAGATCCCCCCTCCCGAGAGCCTATTTACCGGCCTAAAAGTCGAAGAGTCCGAGGCTCCCAACAATATCATTTTTTTCGAGCGAACGGATGTATCGGCGTTTCGTCCCGAAGGAGTGAGCAACAACTTCCACCATCGATTTGAGCTCGTTCTGGCTCTACAAGGAAGCGGCCCTGTGAGGATCGGAGGGAACAGCTATCATTTCTCCCCCGGCAGCTCCGCCCTCATCTTCCCCAACCAGTTTCATCACTATATGGATGTCGAAGCCCAAAACCTCGACTGGCTCTTCATCACCTTTGACATCGCTCATTCGGATTTTCTCGCTCCCCTACAGGACACCCCCCGGCATCTCGACATCGAGAGTGCCCACCTCCTGCAAAGAGCCCTCAAACCGTACACTCGACCCGGTTCGCAGCGAAAAGACACTTTGGCAATCTCCTACCATCTTTCCCGCTTCTTGCGGCATATGGTCTCCCTCCCTGGGATCCCCCCGGAGCAATCCCATTCTCAGACACCGGACCATTCCCGGGACGTCATCCTGGAACAAATCAATGATTACATCCGTAACCATTTGTCTGATGCTCCAAGCCTCTCCGATCTTGCCCAGGAACTGGGATACTCTGCAAGCTACCTACGAACCATCTTCCGCGATAGTCTGGGAGTGAGCCTCGGCCGATACATCCGGGAATCCCGACTATCAGAAGCGGCGAAGCTCCTCCAAAAAACGACCCTTAGCGTTGGCGAGGTGTCCGCCCGCACTGGCTTTGAATCTCCGTTTGCCTTTTCCCGTGCGTTTAAAAACGCCTACGGGATGCCTCCAAAAGCCTATAGCCAAAAAGTAGGAGATCCTGCCGAGCGCCACTGA